The following are from one region of the Stanieria cyanosphaera PCC 7437 genome:
- a CDS encoding alpha/beta fold hydrolase: MASLTTSDFANTTKIWNWRGYPITYQSYGETGAAVVLVHGFGASCGHWRKNLPVLGQTCRCYALDLIGFGGSAKPTPGVDIEYSFETWGQQIADFCREIVGSPAFLVGNSIGCIVVMQTGVDYPDLVLGIAAINCSLRLLHDRKRITLPWYRNLGASFVQQLLSYKIIGNLFFAQIAKPKVVRNILLQAYRRPEAVSDELIEMLMKPATEVGAADVFCAFTRYSQGPLPEDLLPRLNCPTILLWGTEDPWEPIALGRELANFPAVEQFIPLEGLGHCPQDEAPEVVNPILQDWIRQQWERKLRLTKND; this comes from the coding sequence ATGGCTTCTTTAACAACTAGCGATTTTGCTAACACCACTAAAATTTGGAATTGGCGTGGTTACCCAATTACTTATCAAAGCTATGGTGAAACTGGTGCTGCGGTAGTATTAGTTCATGGTTTTGGTGCTTCTTGTGGTCATTGGCGGAAAAATTTGCCAGTCTTGGGACAAACTTGCCGTTGTTATGCTTTAGATTTGATTGGTTTTGGTGGTTCAGCTAAACCTACTCCAGGAGTTGACATTGAATATAGTTTTGAAACGTGGGGACAACAAATAGCTGATTTTTGTCGTGAAATAGTCGGAAGTCCAGCTTTTTTGGTTGGTAATTCGATTGGTTGTATTGTAGTCATGCAAACTGGGGTTGATTATCCAGATCTAGTTTTGGGAATTGCAGCGATTAATTGTTCTTTAAGACTTCTCCACGATCGCAAGAGAATAACTCTACCTTGGTATCGTAATCTTGGCGCATCTTTTGTCCAACAATTATTAAGCTACAAAATCATCGGTAATTTATTTTTTGCTCAAATTGCCAAACCAAAAGTAGTCAGAAACATTCTTTTACAAGCTTATCGTCGTCCTGAAGCGGTGAGTGATGAGTTAATTGAAATGTTGATGAAACCTGCCACAGAAGTAGGTGCAGCCGATGTTTTTTGTGCCTTTACTCGTTATTCTCAAGGACCTTTACCAGAAGATTTATTACCTCGTCTTAATTGTCCCACTATTCTGCTTTGGGGAACTGAAGATCCTTGGGAACCAATTGCTTTAGGTAGGGAACTAGCTAACTTTCCTGCGGTAGAACAATTTATTCCTCTCGAAGGTTTAGGGCATTGTCCTCAAGATGAAGCTCCCGAAGTAGTTAATCCAATTTTACAAGACTGGATTAGACAGCAGTGGGAACGGAAGCTAAGATTAACGAAAAATGATTAA
- a CDS encoding DUF1361 domain-containing protein: MLNWLSSALDLFNLSNHRIVWNLFLAFIPLLCSWFLFRPSINPSIIWWAFFCVFIAFLPNAPYILTDTIHLIEISQQGYALSLIILVLIPQYSLFVLAGFGAYAISPSARHCVIALMRLDSYLIERGQAKYVISVNLIIHALCAVGIYLGRFERFNSWDLLTQPTMIVSRISKHLLNKYYLLGILTTFTILSLLYWFLKFVKRQILTKISFDVSQI; this comes from the coding sequence TTGCTTAATTGGTTATCTTCAGCTTTAGACTTATTCAATCTTAGTAACCATCGCATTGTTTGGAACTTATTTTTAGCTTTTATTCCTTTATTATGCAGTTGGTTTTTATTCCGTCCATCGATTAATCCTTCGATTATTTGGTGGGCGTTTTTCTGTGTTTTTATAGCGTTTTTGCCCAATGCACCCTATATTCTGACAGATACAATTCATTTGATTGAAATAAGCCAACAAGGTTATGCTCTTTCTTTGATTATTTTAGTTTTAATTCCTCAATATTCTTTATTCGTCTTAGCTGGATTTGGAGCTTACGCGATCTCGCCCTCGGCGAGGCACTGCGTGATCGCTTTAATGCGGTTAGATAGTTATTTAATCGAACGAGGACAAGCAAAATACGTTATTTCAGTTAATTTAATTATTCATGCCTTATGTGCCGTTGGAATTTATTTGGGCAGATTTGAAAGATTTAATAGTTGGGATTTGCTCACACAACCCACAATGATAGTTTCCCGTATCAGCAAACATTTGTTAAATAAATACTATTTGTTAGGTATTTTAACCACTTTCACTATTTTATCTCTTCTTTATTGGTTTTTAAAGTTTGTAAAACGCCAAATTCTTACCAAGATTTCTTTTGATGTCTCTCAAATTTAA